The Leishmania infantum JPCM5 genome chromosome 15 DNA window GCCATGGGTGTACTCGcggtggagggagagcggaaCAATGCGCTGCAGGTCCTCGGTATCCAGCAGGGACGTGAGTAGGGCGTGGCGGTAGAGCCAGgtgagctcctcctcggtctGCGCTGCGTGCCCCTTCGCCACGATGCACTCCATGACGCGGTTGctgcgcacctgcagcgacgcATCCGAGTGGAAGAAGGTGCTCGGGGAGACGATggagtcgtcgtcgtcgcgccaGTCCATCGCCCTGTGACTGCGCCGTGTCCCTGTTGTCGCCTCGCTCGGCgcgtcgtcgacgtcgcTGTCGTTTAAGCTGTTGTTCACGTTCTCCTGATCAATCATCTCTGCCGCCCGAACGGCGGCCCTCACGGCCTGCGCAATGCTGTGCCCCGTGCGCTCATCCTCAGTGCCGGAAGCCACGGACGGTTTGACGACGTTGCTCTGCTGCAAGTTGGAGCGCACGTGGTTTACAgcccgctgcagcacctccagtgCGTTCTGCTGGATGGGAGTGTTCTCGCCACGCGGGTCCAGCGAGGCGGTCGTGGACACTGTCAGCGGAGTGGCAGAGCGACTACTGTCGCCGCCGATGTGTCTCGAAGGGGGCGACGTGCTCACGTCTCGcttggcgctgcgcaacgcTACCGCCTGCTCGTGCGAAAAGagggcggagctgctgcgcacgatACTGTCCGCTACAGCGATGGACTGATGCTGGTatgcgacgctgccgccgacgagGGAGGTGGGAAGGGGtgtcgccgccagcggcgctgagGTGCGGAACGATGAAAGCAGGCTGTTTTGCGAGCGCGAGgagggctgcggcggcacggcgctggtggtgctgggcATGTCTTGGTTCGTGCTCGACCCCACTGCGCGCGccaaggagctgctgccaTCCGGTGTTAGGGCTGCGGATGTGTCCGGAAAGGGGACCGCCGTCCTCGTAGCCGCGGATGCATCGAGGTGCTTCATTGACTCGCAGCCAGGGGCCACGCCGGTGACGGCTGCATCGCCTGCGGTGTGGTGCATGGAGCCGCTACTGGAGACGGAAGAGATGCAAGTGCGGATGTTGCTGTCGTTGCTTCCGTTGTCGTGGGCGGACattgctgcggccgccgtgcgaCACGAACGGTATTCGTGCTCGTATGCTTGATCGctggaaagagagagagagtcggcggggcggggcgtgACCTctgcacagacacacacacacagacacgcacacacacggacacagaGCGGCagacacaaagaaaaaaaatgcgaTGCCGAACGATAATGATCTCTTAACGGAGAGCAGGAATCAACTTTCGCGGGGCAGTGCGTGATGCAACGCGTTTGAGGGGGGCCAGTGgcggaagagggaggcgtcGTGGACGGGAGTCGATGGAGCGGAGCTCGCAGGAACGCGGAGGGATGTGGCAGggctgcgcgcgcgggcCATGTGCGCATAAGCCTCTTCCATGCACCGACAGGTACACTCGTAGCCACGTACTGGCAGGGCTACCAAAAtagcgagagaggaagggggagggctaGGAGTGCTGAGGAGGGCCTGTTCAACTGCCATCTATCAGCACATCCACGTGAGATGCTACCGTTGGGGAAGAGGTGCaaggcgtcgacggcgctgccctTGTGTATCTTCTTTGCGCGCACGGTGCGCGGCTGCATACTCACACATAATTTATCTGACTTCGGGTGTCGCCGACGAGAAGACGCGAACAAAACCCCTCCGAAGGGgcaagaggaagggagggtgTCGGCGTGTCGATTCGGAGGCGGGCACTCGATGAACGGCAcggagggtggtggtggtggtgggacTGGTcacgacacgcacgcacccatGTGCGTACGCGTGGGCGCAAGCGCCCAGCCAGACGGGGGTGAGCGAACGGAAATGCCaagacggcagcagcaataCCAAGcaagaaagaagaagagcaacaacacgagagacacacgcacgcatctgTCTAGGGGGGCCGCGCTacgctcgccgtcgctggcccCCGCGGTGAGAAAGACGACacctcgtccagcagcagacTTACCCGCCACAGcatcttgcgcagcagcacctctaCATTCACAtcgtcgcagccgctgctggcgcggtgCCCGGACGAGCTGGGCGAGAGTGGCGTGTCAAACCACACTGTGGCATCGTGGTTCACCGGATCGCCTTCCGCCTCGGCTTCGTCCTCCGTTGGCCACCGAGGATTGCTGCACTGCTTcgaaagcggcggcgatgctcgCATCGAGAGCGGGTTGGGCTTGCCCTGCCTTGATTGCGAAATTGTCACGGGCGTCGTACAGGAAGACAGCGGACGTGGCAGCTTGGCAGGAGAGGTGCTGACTCcagtgctgcggtggtgctgtggGGACACCGTCACAGTGGTGGCCACCTCCGAAGTGCTGTTGGCAGACGCAGGCGAGGGCAGGGCAGAGCTGAGGGAGCTCTGAAGGGTCGTGAGTTGCGTCGCGCTCTGCGGTGGTGTGGCTTGGACGGTCGTGATGGGGGTGGAGGACGGCGCGTGATCGAAACCGTCCTGCACCCCAGTGATGGAGCCACCACTCTTTCGCCGAcactggcgccgccgcacctgcagctgcgacagcACATCCTGCAGTGATGCATCGATGCGCTGCAGATAGGTGAAAACCATCGAGTCGGCTTCGGAGGCGAGGTTGCTGAAGGGCAGCGCGTCTCCTACTTcggcgccgcgacggccTTCGCTGGCGcttgcggcagcgtcgccactTCTGGCGGGGCGTCGCTCCGAGACCGGCTCGTGAGTCGCGGAGAGGGTCTCGGCCGTGAGGTTGGACGTGCTTTGCGCCGATGAACGCCGCGAAAAGCCCGAGCGCATCGAGccgaaggcggcgctggtcaggtcgtcgtcgtcgccgtcattGCCCTCGCGACTCACGGAGGCGCCTGCCGCTCGCCACCGCTGACCATCTCCTTGCTGCTCATCGGCCACCATCAGGTAGACGCTGCCCTCGTTgctcggcggtgctgtgAGGTGGATATTGCTCATGTTGCCACCTCCCACGCCGCCCCGACCGCCTCCAGCAacgtggcgccgccgctgctgccacacgGCTCGCGCACTGCTCGTCGAGAAGGTGGGAAAGACCGGCGCCGGAGCTACCACCGCCACGTTTGCGTAgttctgctgcagcagagtgctgctgctcgtttcacccgccacgccgcccgtgacgctgccgtcTGCGGAGGCGACGCTTGACCACGTGGCGAGACTGACCCGAGAGGCCGAGACAGGGCCGCCGGCCATCGACCCAGTCGATTTTGTGACGCCAGTGTggggggagaagagcggcgccgacgacccATCCTCCACCACGAAAAACGACTGGTTTGTTATGGGTGGCCGCGCgcgacgctggcggtgcgATGACGCGGCAGCCCCCACAAGCGGTacgctgtcgccgcgcgGCGTCATGCTGGTGGTGCCGTCGTCCGAGGTGTACGAGGCGGAACCCAGCTGGCTCAAGACAGGGTGAGTGGAGCGAGAGGCAGCCGTGGGCGCCGCCCCGGTGGACAGCGGCTTCGGCGGTGGTaactgcggcagcggcaacgtaGTCCCGCCGTGCTGCACCCCACTGTTGCCGCCTTCGATCGATGCCGGCTCGCCCGGTCCACGCGCTTCCAGCGGACTTCGCGCGGAGGGGCTGCGACTTATtgccccgccccgccgccgcgatggcgTCTTCGGTACGTCGCCGCGGTCCTCGCTTTGCCCTGTCACCGCGAGTGGGCTGGCCACGCCGACCACGCGGTCGGTGCGACACTCCCCTTCTCTGTTGCTGCTCAGCGTCGCGTGACTTCGCCCACTGCCAGACCCCTCCGCACGCAGAAACGTTCTGGAGGGCAGCTGTACCATgctgccagcgctgctggccgtCTCGACGCACGCCGCGTTGCTCGTGTGCCAGTTCGCGGCGAGGTTGCTGAGGAAATCATTCGCCGCGCTGTTCAGCACCTCGTCCATGTTGGTGCCCATAAAGCTGATGTTCCTGTTGAAGCCGAAGAAAGAATAGTTGCCCGGCGGCTGCGTGAAGGACGCGTTGGCGAGGCCTGCGGCACTGCTGGGGCTCAACACGTGATCGTTCGCGTCACCAAGGGCGGGGAAcggcgcgcgcgaggcggcggtggcttcggtcgccgccgctgcggcaacTCCAGGGCTGCCTTCAGCGGAAGCGTCGTCTCCGTGCTGTTCGCCCTTGTtgttcagcagcgccgccacactCATCATGCTCGAAAGCCGATCAAACGGCACGATGTTGCCGGCCTCATCCAGCCGCACGTTGCGGCGCCGACCAGGAAAGCTGGGGGTATAGCCAACGGCCTCGCTGCCAGTTGGCCGTGGCCCATTGCGAGCTGTCGTGGCAGTGCCCGTCAACCGTGCAGTGCCGCCTTGATGCGCGGGCGCCTCGCTGCGTGCGTCGGCCTCGTTAAGCGCgcggccactgctgctgttgtccGACGACGTCGCGAAGAAGTCTTTCTCGGCACTgtttgtggtggtggtggtgctgtcgGGGCAGCATCGCTGATGCGAGGGCTTCCGCATTGGCGGTGTCAGTGTTGCTCGCGGACGCGACCGCGTCTTGGAGCGCTTCTTCGGGGTCGGGGAGAGGTCATACGCGCCCTCCGTTTGTGGGTTGCGCGCGTCCGGCTCGGCCTCGTCGTTTCCGCCAGCGACGCCTGTGACGGGGTCGCGGTGCGCACCTTCGCCACCCGCGGCCGTCATTGCCTTCGAATTTGCACTCAGCTgtgaagacgacgaggatgagcTCGTGGAGAAGTCCCACTTGCGCAGGTAGCGCGTGAAGGTCGATGCCGCTTGATTCAAGCTGCCGTCCGTGGAGGTGACTGTGTTGACCAGTGGCGCCCCCGCGCTTGCCCCGGCAGGCCTCGCGCCATCGGGGCTCTCGGAGGCGCCGCCCGCGGCCAGCGCCactgtgccgctgcgtcgtgTGACGTCCTTGTCGGACTCGTCCTCGTTTCccgccgctaccgctgcggttgccgctgccgctgttgtgaCTGCTGCACCCGGGCGCCGCTTTTCGCGAGTTGCCTCCTCGACCTCCGCGGCAGGCGCCGCGTTCAAGAAGACCGTCGACATCGGTTCGCTCGCGTTGTCGCTGGAGCTGCTTCTGGAGCTGAAGAAGTCAGAGGCGAGCCGACTCACCTTGAGGCGGTTACGCCGCTTCTCTAGCTTTTCTGCCTCTTCGGGCTCCTGGAAGGCGACAAACTTGTTcagcacgtgcagcagctgcgcccgCTTCAGCGCCATCACGGCGGAGTTGCGGTCGCTATGCGTCGAATCACTAAAGAGGCTCATCTGCAGCAGATCCTGCGCAGTAGCACGCTGGCTTGGGTCGGGGTTCAGGCACGCGGAGACGAACTCCACGATGGAGGGGTGGCATTTGAAGAGCGGCGACAGGTCGGGGACGTCCGTCAGCGACGTGATAAAGGTTGTCAAGCCGGCGGGCCCCTTAATCGTCTTGATGTGCGCAAAGGGCGGCTTGTTCGTTGCCATCTCCATCGCGACACAGCCGAGTGACCAGATGTCGGAAGGAAAACTGTAGCCGATTTTGTTGCcatcctcgtcctcttcccCGGCCGACATGCACTCGGGCGACATGTAGAGCGGACTGCCTTGCATCACGTACAGCAGCTCCCCCTCGTTCACCGTCCGCGCCGTGCCAAAGTCACCGATCTTGCCCTTGCCATCATTGCTCAGCAGCACGTTGGCTGTCTTGATGTCACCGTGGACGTAGTGCTGCGAGTGTATGTACGCAAGCCCCTCCACTACGTCTCGTAGCAGCGCCCGAAGCTCCGCGTACTCGAGCCGGCCCTTTGTTTTGAGGAGCGACTGCagtgtgccgccgccggcgaacTCCATAAACACCCGAATCACCTTCTGCTCCTTGCTCTCCTCGCAGTAGAAGTAGTGGATGATGTTGGGGTGCTGCAGGTTGCACATCGTGCTGATCTCCTGCACAAACTGCTCAATCTTCGCGTCGTTATTGCCCAGCCGCATCTCCTTCACGGCCATCTTGCCGCCCGTCAGCACATCGTACGCCTCATACACCTCCCCAGAAGACCCTTTCCCGAGGAGGGCGCCGTGACGCCAGGCACCGCGGCTGTTGCGCGCCAGCGTCTCACGTGTCTGCTCAATGCGCAGTCTTTCCAGCTTCACGACGGCCGACTTCTCCTCTGCGCGACGGATCGCCTTCATGGCCTGGACCGGGGTGCATGGCTTCTTTAGCGTGATGAAGCCGGCCGCCGCATacgtgtcgctgctgacgaGGTCGAAGTTCGTGGAGGTGATGATGACGGCCATGTGCCGCAGCatctcgcgcagccgcgtgaTGGGGTCGCGCTCGTGCAGGAAGGTGATGGCGGACTGCTGCAGGTCAATGATGAGAATATCGGCGACCCCGACGAGGCCCACGATGTCCTCGAAGGTGAAGGCAGTCAGCACAGCGTGGTGGCGCTCCCACAAAAATGAAGACAGCATAATGCGGTGAGTCGGCGTGTCCTCGGCGAGGCAGGTGGTGTAGCTGAAGTTCGGTTGCCCAGACACCGTGGCGACGGTCCCGGCCACCGACATGTTCGACAGCCCACTGCTCTCGCCCGCGGGGGTGTTCACAAGCGACACACTaaaggcagcagctgctgcggctacAGAGGTGGGAGGTCCGACACCGCTGCTCATCCCCGCCAGCGATGCCAGCTGACCTGCGCCGGCGGAGTCGGCCAAGGTGCTAAGCGACTCTTCTATGGAGGCATTCTCGGCGTCCTGCTCGCTCGCCGGCATAAAGGGGATGAGAAAGGCGATGTTCGAGTCTTGCGGGTTGCGGAGCATGCGCAGCGTGCCGCCCTGGtcctcgacggcgcgctggacgcggcgcagcttgcgccgcagccgagGCTGCAGGGTGCTTCGCAGCGCCATTGACGCCTCCGCGTCgttgtcgctgtcgtcgccgctgccgtcgccgctgtcgtcgtcgacgctcATTGTGGTGACGGAGTCGCCGTGCTTCTTCAGCGGCGAGT harbors:
- a CDS encoding putative protein kinase, with the protein product MDPAGRRLSGEQQQQQQPADRAKADADRGTVDMLPPLRTEASPFEQASAITNRSSAASAPLSVAVKVIPTLAAAMSSLRAGDDNDGGGENEGEEEPFLTNGSIALAEFTSLLKPAENNSILKEHIIHLLRDVDAEETLMRIARALEAQGTNETPVNVSATTCTGSSRDVASYTNASQSTVASMSTMQRRRSSAVSRRDATSLETLAGLSFLHSRRGATSPSAQESPSSAQPSEDVAPYNRSTRGLVGPLDTSFNSRSSLGTREEEQRQSKQQDDPLSAFMAASASQLSDATPTLRESPGLPTGSQCRGRRVAVSAAPCMAPPMIGEDSPATALPPLRVVPKTSAEEQQLRRLLRRCHSFSSLEADTLESVLKAMDKEVHAAGAAILEQGQATTEKLYLVGEGTCEAIKNGKSLGPLQPGGTFGELELMYKQAMCAATVRCVTRCVLYTLDEASYHRAVMTSALQKRRKFEKLTMSVPFLRCLPDFERMKIAEALETRVYQRGKTIIRFGSPGNYMHFIIEGEVKVVGRNSGRRVEVVRLRDGDVVGELEFLFNHLTVADVVATSREVRTACISREHFELIIGPIQDRLKEFVATSSTYEKYYVAEVADESVRTELNRIESSRKHRRVASRDQRTAIGGIDPHGEVLLSAPLPLLHGKCDTAGKAGGVSGVVANSDSAAGNGANAQGQRRAAARGSAELPKAMLRFPFAPITGKDVAVLALREDGLIMYWNSVLERLTSYSAGEAVGQNIYSFLLSEREQQCMYKAVNAARNYAGEAEAFLKRPSTKSIQFTLARSDGLTKTTVRLTIVPPVVSAGGNAAEVVLGFGEEVKEGPQKMLEQPQWLSGQIRAILADGTQTFEERLECIAETLNNFESTYRAMTVSTERLRVVNIRQMMGHILMDFGSECVSRGISVRQRFEGLPSERAYLDANLLPECLRYAMKLCLKYSDPGGSIITIMITVTEKNGLEFLVINFNLTGDGMPKAIAQFFDSPLKKHGDSVTTMSVDDDSGDGSGDDSDNDAEASMALRSTLQPRLRRKLRRVQRAVEDQGGTLRMLRNPQDSNIAFLIPFMPASEQDAENASIEESLSTLADSAGAGQLASLAGMSSGVGPPTSVAAAAAAFSVSLVNTPAGESSGLSNMSVAGTVATVSGQPNFSYTTCLAEDTPTHRIMLSSFLWERHHAVLTAFTFEDIVGLVGVADILIIDLQQSAITFLHERDPITRLREMLRHMAVIITSTNFDLVSSDTYAAAGFITLKKPCTPVQAMKAIRRAEEKSAVVKLERLRIEQTRETLARNSRGAWRHGALLGKGSSGEVYEAYDVLTGGKMAVKEMRLGNNDAKIEQFVQEISTMCNLQHPNIIHYFYCEESKEQKVIRVFMEFAGGGTLQSLLKTKGRLEYAELRALLRDVVEGLAYIHSQHYVHGDIKTANVLLSNDGKGKIGDFGTARTVNEGELLYVMQGSPLYMSPECMSAGEEDEDGNKIGYSFPSDIWSLGCVAMEMATNKPPFAHIKTIKGPAGLTTFITSLTDVPDLSPLFKCHPSIVEFVSACLNPDPSQRATAQDLLQMSLFSDSTHSDRNSAVMALKRAQLLHVLNKFVAFQEPEEAEKLEKRRNRLKVSRLASDFFSSRSSSSDNASEPMSTVFLNAAPAAEVEEATREKRRPGAAVTTAAAATAAVAAGNEDESDKDVTRRSGTVALAAGGASESPDGARPAGASAGAPLVNTVTSTDGSLNQAASTFTRYLRKWDFSTSSSSSSSQLSANSKAMTAAGGEGAHRDPVTGVAGGNDEAEPDARNPQTEGAYDLSPTPKKRSKTRSRPRATLTPPMRKPSHQRCCPDSTTTTTNSAEKDFFATSSDNSSSGRALNEADARSEAPAHQGGTARLTGTATTARNGPRPTGSEAVGYTPSFPGRRRNVRLDEAGNIVPFDRLSSMMSVAALLNNKGEQHGDDASAEGSPGVAAAAATEATAASRAPFPALGDANDHVLSPSSAAGLANASFTQPPGNYSFFGFNRNISFMGTNMDEVLNSAANDFLSNLAANWHTSNAACVETASSAGSMVQLPSRTFLRAEGSGSGRSHATLSSNREGECRTDRVVGVASPLAVTGQSEDRGDVPKTPSRRRGGAISRSPSARSPLEARGPGEPASIEGGNSGVQHGGTTLPLPQLPPPKPLSTGAAPTAASRSTHPVLSQLGSASYTSDDGTTSMTPRGDSVPLVGAAASSHRQRRARPPITNQSFFVVEDGSSAPLFSPHTGVTKSTGSMAGGPVSASRVSLATWSSVASADGSVTGGVAGETSSSTLLQQNYANVAVVAPAPVFPTFSTSSARAVWQQRRRHVAGGGRGGVGGGNMSNIHLTAPPSNEGSVYLMVADEQQGDGQRWRAAGASVSREGNDGDDDDLTSAAFGSMRSGFSRRSSAQSTSNLTAETLSATHEPVSERRPARSGDAAASASEGRRGAEVGDALPFSNLASEADSMVFTYLQRIDASLQDVLSQLQVRRRQCRRKSGGSITGVQDGFDHAPSSTPITTVQATPPQSATQLTTLQSSLSSALPSPASANSTSEVATTVTVSPQHHRSTGVSTSPAKLPRPLSSCTTPVTISQSRQGKPNPLSMRASPPLSKQCSNPRWPTEDEAEAEGDPVNHDATVWFDTPLSPSSSGHRASSGCDDVNVEVLLRKMLWRVSLLLDEVSSFSPRGPATASVARPP